The segment AGTTCCTGCAGAACCTTACGCAGCTTGGAGACGCGCTTGTTGCCCATTTTCATTCTCCTCTCGAAATAGCCACATTGTATTTTACCATAGCGGCAGGCCAACTGAGAAGTTTTTTCGAAGGGCCTAGGCCAGCTTCGTCTGCTGTTCGCGTTTGCGTTCATCCGTATACTCGATTGCCGCCGTATATCCGATGAATAATCCCCATAGCAGGAAGAGACAGAATTCGCTGATCACCGTGATCCAAGGCAGCTTGAACGGCGGCTGGAGCAGGAATAAGCGCGAGCAGGCCAGGAACAGGACCGACCACCACAGCACCCCGTAGAACATCCCAGGCCAAGGTCCGTTAAGCTTCCGGAACACCAGCACATAGATTAAGGACGAGAGTACCGACAGAATGATAAAAAATAAATACCCGAGCAAATGCCCGGCAGGCGTCAGCAGAAATTCATGCTTGAAAAAGGGTTCCGCCAAAAATCCCGGAATGACCTTAGTGAAGTGCAGAACATACATCAGCCAGTGCAACCCTCCCCAGATTAAACCGGCGAAATAACCCAGTTCAATGGAGAAATAAAAAGGATTCGTCTGGACGCTTTTGTGCTTGCTTGAAGAACTCATAGAGCTCCCTCTCTTTCGGTATGGGGTTAATCCGGTTTCCACTCCGCTCTCTACAGCTAGTATGTACAGCTAACGGCAATCCAACTAGTAATGTGTTTAAAAATTAGTTACAATGTATTATATAAATCATATCAATATACGGGAAGGTGAATTGGTTGTCCCAGGAAACTCCCAGTTACGGCGGCCAAGCCGTCATCGAAGGCGTCATGTTCGGCGGCAAGCATATCAACGTAACAGCCGTAAGACGAAAGAATCAGGAGATTACATTTTTGGAGGTGCCGAAGAGCGATAAGAGCTGGGTCCTTAAACTGCGCAAGATTCCGCTGCTTCGCGGCATTGTCAGTATTATAGATTCCAGCGCCAAAGGCTCGAAGCATCTGAACTATTCGGCAGAATCCTATGCCGAGGATGAGACGGAGCCGGAAGAGCTTGCCAAGCAGCAAGCGAAGAACAAGAAGAAGGACGAAGGCTGGAGCCTCGGAATGATCTTCGGCGTAGCTATAATGGGGATTCTTTCTTTCCTGTTCGGCAAGCTGATTTTCACGCTGGTCCCGGTATTCGTAGAAGATTTTTTGTTCAAAAATGTATTTGACAACTATATTCTGCACAACCTTGTGGAAGGCGGCATCAAGCTGATTCTCCTGCTCGTCTATCTCTGGGCGATCTCGCAGACGCCAGTGATCAAGCGGCTCTTCCAATATCACGGAGCTGAGCACAAGGTCATCAGCGCCTTTGAAGCTGGTGAAGAGCTGACCGTAGCGAACGTACAGAAATACAGCCGTCTGCATTACCGCTGCGGAAGCAGCTTCATGATGCTGACGATTATCCTCGGTGTAATTATCTACTCGGTCGTCCCGTGGAATTCCCTGATGGAACGGGTACTGCAGCGTATCGTTCTTTTGCCGGTGGTCATCGGAATCTCGTTCGAGGTACTGAAGGGCACGAATGCGGTAAGAGATATTCCCGGCCTTAAGTATCTGGGGTACCCGGGCCTGTGGCTGCAGCTGCTGACTACCAAGGAACCGAAGGACGATATGGTAGAGGTGTCGATCGCTTCCTTCAACCGTATGCGGGAGCTGGACGCTGCAATTGAAGCAAAAGGATATTCGGAGGCAAGTGTGTCAGGCGGCATTTTGGATCCTGCGAAAGGATGATTAGCCAATGATCAGACATGCTTTGATATTTTGGATTACGACAGCTCTTGCCGTATGGGGCCTGATGGTAGATATTATGGCACGCGGCCTGATGGCCTTGTCCATCTTCATCTTACCCCTGATTCTGCTGGGACTGTTGTATTACGCCTACAAAGTGGCCCCCGGCAGAATGGGAGGCGGACCCGGTCGTCCGCGCACCAAGGTTAAGCCTTCAGCCAAAACGATGTCCAAGGTTGCCGGCATCCGCAAGACCACTGGCTCACCCGGTAAGCGCAAAAGCTATCCCTTCCAGGTCATCGAAGGCAGCAAGGGGAAGAATGATGATCAGCTGCCCAAATATCACTGAATACTGAATGTAACGAAGCAGAGCTGCAAAAGGCATCCCCACTTGAGGAAATCACGTGGGGATGCCTTTTTTCTGGAAAGATAAGAATTTATAGGTTTTGGTTTAGTTACCGCCTTGGAGCAGCGGGATGAAGGGTTGCCCTCCAGGTATAGGAAGGCGGTGCCGGACGATAGTTAGCAAAGAACTCTTCTCCGGCTGCGATGCCCGCCGTATACAAGGCGTCAGTCTGTGCCTGCGTGATATGAAACTCGGTGGTGGAGATGCCCAGCGTAGGGATTTTGACCGTACGAACGAATTTATCCGTCTCAATATACCGTTCATCATGCGCGGAGAGCATCGTCTCCACCATCGCCTCCAGCATGCTGAACGGCCCCGTAATATGATGCGGCTGCGGAGCCGTCTTCCCGATCAGCTGGTAGCCTATGGTTGGTGTTCTGCGCCCGGGGGACTGGAAGCCGTCCTTCTTCTCATCGAACAGCCAGAGCGGGAAATTACTCAGCACCCCGCCGTCCACCATATAGACCAGCTGCCCGCTGAACGGCTTCCCCCTTGCCGCCTCTCCGGCCAGCCGCAGGATCACCGGATCGAAGAAATACGGAATGCTGCAGCTCATCCGCACCGCCTTGGCGACTTCGAAGCTGTCAGGCTCTATCCCGTACAGCACCAGATCGTCGGGCAGCACCACAATCCGCCCGTTGGTGATGTCTGATGTAATTACCCGCAGCTTGCCGCGCGGCAGATCCCGGAATCTTACTACACCCTTATCCAGCAGCAGGCCGCGAATCCACGCTTCCAGCGCCTGGCCCGAGTACAGCCCCTTCTTGAGGAGCACGCGCAAGGCCGGTCCAATGTAGGCAGTATTGTATAACGCTCCCCGTTTCAGGAACGCGGTGAACGGCGTATGCCGGATAATCCGGCTCATGGCCTCCCCGCTGTACCCCGCTGCCAGCAGTGAGGCAATGATCGAACCGGAAGACGTCCCTGCCACCCTACCGAAGGTGCGGCCTGCGCGTTCCGTCGCCTCCACCGCACCTGCCAGGGCAATCCCTTTGACTCCCCCGCCTTCAAATACTGCGTTAATCTCCATACATGGCAAACCCCCGTTCCATAGAATGTATTGTTATCTATGAGCACGGGGGACTATTCATTACTTAACTCTTGAAATAGAAGCTGAGCAGGCTGGCCAGCCCATACGGGTCACGGACGACAATATCATTCGCCCGGAACAGGATGCTGCCTCCCACCTCATCGTACTTCTCATTATACTTGAGCTGGTTGATAATCTGATCCCCGCTCTGCCATTCCGCTGTCTGCTTGGTATCCCCTACCTTGTAGGAGGCCAGGCCGATGTACAGCTTAACCTTCGTTCCCTTAACCTCGTTCACCCACCAGTCCACCAGCTTGTCATAACGGGCGGCGCTGAAGGAGAGGCTCCAATAGACCTGCGGAGCAACATAATCGATCCAGCCGCTCTGAATCCAGGTGCGCACATCTGCATACATGTCATCATAGGCTGACACCCCTGCTGTAGTATCTGAGCCGGTGCTATCCGCTTTTTTGTTGCGCCATACCCCGAACGGGCTGACCCCGTAAGAAACGGACGGCTTCGCTGCATGAATCTCCTGCCCCAGCTGGCGGATGAACTGGTTGATATTATCCCGCCGCCAGTTGCCTTTGCTGCTAATTCCTTGTGTATTGAAGGTCTTGAAGGCCGTATCATCGGCAAAAGCTACATTTGAAGGATAAAAGTAATCATCCAGATGTACTCCATCGATATCATACCCTCTGACCACCTCCATCACCGTGTCAATGATATGCTGCCGCGCATCTGGAATCCCCGGATTTATGTACAGCTTGTTCTCGGCCTTGACGATCCAGTCCGGATGAAGCTTGGCGACATGGTTAGAGGCTAGACTGCTGGTAGATGCGTCTGTGGTAGCCCGGAACGGATTGAACCAGGCGTGCAGCTGCATTCCCCGGCTGTGGGCACTGCTAACCATATAGGCCAGCGGGTCGTAGCCGGGCTCCTTCCCCTGAGTCCCGCTAAGCACCTTGGACCAGGGCACGATCTGTGAAGGATAAAGTGCATCCCCAGACGGTCTGACCTGGACGAATACACTATTGAATCCGGCCGCCTTCAGCTTGTCCAGCAGGCTGTCGAACTCCTTCTTCTGCTTGTCGGGATTGCCTGCCGAAGACGTAGAGGGCCAATCCAGATTATACACAGTGGATACCCAGGCGCCCTTCATCGCCTTACTGGTCTTGGCACCAGGAATAGAAGGTACGGTTGGTGACGGTACCGTTGGTATTGGCACAGACGGCGTAGGTGGTACAGTTGGTGTAGGCACTGACGGAACTGACGGCACCGCAGGCGTTGAAGGCGCGCCGATCTCCTTGCCGGAATATAAGGAAATATGCTTCGTCGCCTGATCCCAGAGTACCTGAAGCCCAAGCTGCTCGCTTACAAACCGCAGCGGGACCATGACCCGCCCCTGTGTGATCTGCACAGAAGTATCCAGACGGACAGACGCCCCGTTAACGATGGCACTTGTTTTGCCGCTGGTCAGCTGCAGTATATTATTATCCTTGCTGATGGTTGCTGTCTTACTGGCCTGATCCCATTTCACACCGGCCCCCAGTCCCTGGCTAATCACACCGGCAGGCACCATCGTAACGTTGGTACGAGTAATATACGGCGGCACATCCGGGTTCAGCGTCTCCCCATCCAGTTCAATGGTAATTTGCACAGAAGCTGCGCGCACACCCGGCGTCCACACGGGCAGACATAACATAACGACGAGCAGTCCTACGATCCATTTACGGTAATTCATAATTCCTCCCAGGTCTTGAAGTTGTATATATAAAAAATGACCCTCTCATCCTTAAGTAAGGGAGAAGGCCGCTCTTTGGTGTAAACGGAATCCTTCCTGAAGTGAAAAAGGAACGGTACCCGTTTTGACGTAAAAAAACTGGAAAGGTTGCGCTAATCAAACAAAAAAAGCCACGTTTATGAATCGCTGGCCATCTCATGGTGAATATCATACAAGGTCTGCACACGCGCTTCATCCCGGCGGAAATACTCCACCAGCGTTTCGATCCGGGTGATGGAATCCCAGCTCAAGTGATGCTCAATGCCTTCAACATCCTTATAAATATGCTCTTGCTGCACCCCAATAATCCCGAGGAACTCCTCCAGCAGCTGATGGCGGTCCACAAGACGTTTCCCCACTTTTTTTCCTTTGCTTGTTAGGACAAGCCCACGATATTTCTCATAGATGAGATATTCGTCCTTATCCAGTTTTTGGATCATCTTGGTCACAGAGGAGGGATGGACTTCCAGCCCCTCGGCAATATCCGAGACCCGCGCATAACCCTTCTCGTCGATGAGCTTATATATGCGCTCCAAATAATCCTCCATGCTGGGTGTTGGCATTCTAGCTTACCTCTTTTCTATAATGAGCGTAACGGTGGGACCGGGCCTTGCTCTAACAATGATACATGCTTCTGCCGCTCCTTGGCAAGTCCTGCCGGTCATACGCTTCCCCGGTTAGTGATGTTTACCATGATTCCATTCGCCTGCGGATTGGCACAATAACGGTATCCTCATCCCGAAGGAGCGTGAAATAATGACCTTAATCACACCCGAACACCCTCCTGCCAAAAGACAGCGCAAGCCCACCGGACTGTTCATCCCGGAGCTGGTTTTCTTCGAGCCCGATGCGCTCAATTATCCCAAAGGGGAGCGGATTATGGAATGGGTCAAGTCCCGGAATATTCCTTACCGTATGACCACCTCGCATAACCGGATTACCAACCTGCCCGGCGAGACTGAAACCGAGCAATACAAAATCGCCAAACGGACGCTTGTGGTCGGCTTGCGTAAGACGCTAACTTTTGACCAGTCGAAGCCGTCTGCCGATTATGCGATTCCGATTGCCACCGGGTGCATGGGCCACTGTCATTATTGTTACCTGCAGACTACGCTGGGAGCGAAGCCCTACATCCGCGTCTATGTCAATACCGGGGACATCATCGATGCAGCCAAAAAATATATCACCGAGCGTTCCCCGGAAATTACAACGTTCGAAGCGGCCTGTACCTCAGACCCGCTCGGCCTTGAGCATATTACCGGCTCGCTGACGGAACTGATCGAATTCATGGCGGAGGAGCCGCTCGGGCGGCTGCGCTTCGTAACCAAATACCAGCATGTCGAGCCGCTGCTTAAGCTGAAGCATAACGGCCATACCCGTGTACGCTTCAGCGTGAACGCCGACTATGTAATTAAAAACTTCGAGCCGGCCACCTCACGCTTCGAGGAACGCATTGAGGCCGCCGGACAGATCGCCCGTGCCGGGTATCCGCTGGGCTTCATCATTGCCCCTATTATCTGGCATGACGGCTGGGAAGACGGCTACAGCGAGCTATTGGAGAAGCTGGCGCATGCCCTGCCGCCAGGGATTGGCCAAGGGCTGACCTTCGAGATGATCCAGCACCGCTTCACCAAGACGGCCAAGACCGTCATCGAGAAGCGTTATCCCAAGTCGAAGCTGGAGATGGACATCGAGAAGCGCAAGAAGAAATGGGGCAAATGGGGACAGAATAAATATGTCTACCCGGACGAACAGCAAACCGCCCTGCGCGAATTCATCACAGAGCGGATTTTTGAGCATTTTCCGGAAGCAGGCATTGATTACTTCACTTAAAGCTTCATTTAGAAAATCAGCCAGCGCGGCGTAATGCCCTGCAGCCAGATCGTAATGCGGAACATCTGGTCGGTGAACAGCAGGATGCCCATGAATACCATCAGACCGCCGCCCAGCTTCATCAGCAGGTTGGAGTATTTCAGGATCTTGCGCGCCCCGCCCAGGAAAAAGGCCAGTCCGAAGAACGGCAGCGCAAAGCCGATACTGTACGCCGTAATCATCGTAAACCACGTTCCCGGATCACTGGCCGATAGCGCGATAATGGCTGTTAGAATCGGGCCGATACACGGTGACCAGCCTGCCGAGAACCCGATGCCGAAGATGAAGGAGCCCAGGTACCCGGCAGGCTTCCATCTCAACTCCAGCTTGCGTTCACGCAGCAGGAACTGCGGCTGGAACACGCCCAGCAGGAAGAGCCCCATGACAATAATAAGGATCGCCGACAATTGACGGATCAGATCCCGCTGGCCGTTGAAGAATTCACCGAACAAGCCGGCTCCGAAGCCGAGGGTATAGAACACTGCCGAGAAGCCCAGAATGAACGCCAGCGTATGCGAGAGGGTCCGGAGACGGACCTCTTTGCTGTTGCTGCCGCTCTTCAGCTCCTGCACCGATAAGCCGGTAATATAAGATAGATAAGAAGGATAGAGCGGCAGGCAGCAAGGCGATATGAATGACGCCACTCCGGCGGCAAAAGCGATTCCTGCATTCAGGTTGGACACGGGCGCATCTCCTTCCATAGTCGGGGTCACTCGGGTCACTTCATGTAGCAGCAGTACAGATACAATTATGTAGTTGGTGCTGAGGGCGGCCGGTTATATGCTTATTTGTTAAGTAGGCAGCCCTTTTTTTCCGATCAGGGTTAGGGTCAAAAGTGCAATTAACAGCAGAACAATCGTTGCTCCAGGAGCCAGATTCCATACTCCAGCAATGACCAGTCCGCCAATAACGGCAATCTCGGCAATCGCCACGGACAGAATAACCGAAGACTTGAAGCTCCGTGACAGCAGCAGACTAATGGCTACAGGAATGGTCAGCAGCGCAGAGACCAGCAGCGAGCCGACAATCTTGATCGCCGTACTGATCACCAGAGCCGTTAATACCGTAATCAGCATATTGAGCAGCTTCACCGGAAGTCCGCTGACACTTGCCGCGTCCTCTTCGAAGCTGAGCAGGAAGAATTCCTTGAAGAATAAGGTTACGACGACCACAACGGCAATCGTTACGATTCCCACCACGATAAGATCCGTAGTATTGAGCGTATAGATGCTGCCGAACAAATAGCTCATTACATCTGCATTATACCCTTTGCCCAGGGTGAAAAAAAGGGAGGCCAGCGCTACACCGCCCGACATGATGATGGCAATGGACAGCTCGGCGTAGCTTTTGTAGGCTTTGCGCAGCTTCTCAATCGCAAATGAGGCCACAACCGCGAAGATTAGCCCCGCCCCGAGCGGATAAAAGCCTGTCAGAAAGCCCAGCGCGACCCCGGCAATCGTAACATGCGCCAGCGTATCTCCGATCATGGACAGACGCCGCAGCACCAGAAAAACGCCGATCAGCGGCGCGGTAATACCAATCATCAGCCCGCCGGCCAGCGCCCGCTGGAAAAAATCACTAAACAGGATTTCCAAGATGATGTTCTCTCCTACTTTCAAATATGAAACCTTTCATTGCAAAAGCTTTTAGCCATCCCTCCCAAACCCTCCCTTCCCGAAGGGAGGGCCCCAAGGGCTCTGCCCTCTGGACACCCGTGAAGTGCAATTGGCGTGGGAGGAGGGGTTGTCGCAGCTTAGGGACGTTGGTGAAAAGAGCGCTTTGCCTCCCTGCGGGATACGCTTAACTGGAGACGGGATCTACATACGTCACAAGACTAAGAAGATCAAAAGATTAAGATCAAAAAATTAAGATCAAAAAATTAAGATCAAAAGATTAAGGGATCGTCCTATGTTGTACAATGGACGATCCGAAAACTGACTTGAGCGTTCTATGTTGCACAATGGACGATCCAACTGATGAGATCCTGACAACATCTCATCCTCTTATTGCAGAACGTACAACAGAATCTTAACTTTTGAGCGGTTAATCGGGTTCTGTTGTATTTCGTACAATGGATATTGGCAGAAGGGCTGGAAAACGGCCGATATCAAAAAATCTAATGTACAAACTGCAACAGAACAGCAAAAAGGGCAGAAATTCGGGCAATCTACTGTACAAAATACAAAAGGCTGCATTTCGAGCGGTTGGACCGTTTAATAATCAGGGTAACTATTCTCTTGTCAGCCAATGTCAACGATCAAGACAGGGTATGCTGCAAATTATCGACGGCGCAGTCCTGCACATCATGCGAGTGGCGGCAGTAGAAGTTGATTTTACCGTTCTTCTGGACGGGCTCGCTGCCCAGGTAATTCTTCATCATGTCGATATCATGCGAGACCATCAGGAAGGTCATATGGTGATGGGCATGCATGTGCATGATCAGCTCGAAGAATCCGGCCTGGGTCTCGGCGTCAATGCCGACGGTAGGCTCATCCAGAATCAGCAGATCCGGGTGGTTGATCAGCGCACGGGCCAAGAAGACACGCTGCTGCTGGCCACCGGACAGCTGGCCGACTCTTTTCTCGGCAATATCCTGAATCCGCATGACTTCAAGCGCATCCTCACACTGCCGGTGCTGGGCCTTGGATACGCGGCGGATCAGGTTCTTGTTGTTATACAGGCCGGACAATACGACCTCACGGACGGTCGCCGGGAACAGCGGGTTGAACGCATTCTTCTGCGGCACATAGCCGATCCGCTCCCAGTCCTTGAACCTCCGCACCGGCTGGCCGAATAATTTGATTTCTCCGCTGGTGGCAGGCAGCAGGCCGACGATCATTTTAAGCAGCGTAGTCTTGCCCGCACCGTTAGAACCGAGGATACCGAGGAAATCACGTTCTTTTACCGTATAATTCAGATTCGAGATCACCTTCTGTTCCCCGTAGGAGAAGGACAAATCCTGTATTTCGATCATATGCTGATGGCAGTCCAGGGATACCGGTTGCATGTGAAGTACCGCCTTTCACTTATACTTTCCTTATTATTGTAAGGCCAGAATGAGATTTTGCAAATTTTTCTCCATTAAGGTGAAATAGTTGTCCCCGTTCTTCTGCTGGGCCTCGGTCAGCCCTTCTACCGGATTCAGCACCATCGTGGATACCCCGGTCTCACTTGCCAGGGTCTTAGCCAGCTTATCGGATACAAGCTCCTCGAAGAAAATATAACGGATGCCCTCTGCCTTAACCAGCGCCGCCAGCTTCACCAGATCCTGCCCGCGCGGCTCAGCGTCCGGCGACAGCCCCATTATGGCATGCTGCGACAGTCCATAATCACGCGCTAGATACGAGAATGCCTGATGAGATACGACAATCTCCTTGTTAGGCAGCTTGCCCAGCTCTTCGGTGAACTTCAGATCCAATGCGCTCAGGCGGTCGGCGAGCTTCTGGTAGCGCTCCTCATAGCCTTCAGTATGCGCAGGATCAACGGATTGAAGACTATCCTTGATATTCTTGGCCATTACAAGCGCGGACTTCGGACTTACCCAGGTATGCGGGTCGGTGTGCAGGCTGTCGCCATGCCCGTCTGCTTCCGCTTCTTCACCTTCATGGCCGTGATCATGCCCGTCTTCTTCATCCGTAGTAATCAGCTTCACCCCTTGGCTAACCTCTACAGCCTTGGTCTTACTGTCACTATCGAGGCTCTTGAGGAAATTGGGTACCCAGCCCTCCAGCCCGGCTCCGTTATACAGGAACAGCTGCGCCTTGGAGGTTGCGATGATATCCTGGCTGCGCGGGGTCCAGTCATGCGGCTCTACCCCTACAGGAAGCAGGTTGATAACATTGGCATCTCCGCCGCCGATTTCGGCAGTGAATTCATATATTGGATAAAAAGTAGTTATAACGTTCACTTTTCCTTCAACGATACTGCCACTGCTCTTCGGACCACATGCGGTCAGCATCAGAACCAGCAGTAACGCGGCGACGGGCAGCAGCCGTCTAACCATTCTTGTATGTAACATTTCTCTATCGACCCCTTAAATCGTAAAATTTACTATCAGAATTATAATAGTAATCGTTACGATAAGTCAACTCCGATCTGCATTTCGTAGTCTGCAAGCTGCCTTCTACCCGGTTATCTTGGAGCAAAAAGAAGCAATCCCCGCTGCCTGTGGCCTGCGGAGATTGCTGTACGGTCATTATGCGGATGCTCTTGGCAGCCTTATTTCACAATCGCTCCGTTCGGCATGCTGTCCGGCACGGTAGCAATGGTCAGCTGATCGCCCTTGGAGGCGGCCAGGATCATGCCCTGCGACAGCTCACCGCGCAGCTTCACCGGCTTCAGGTTCACAATACAAATCACCTTGCGCCCCACCAGCTCCTCCGGTGTGTAGAACTTCGCAATGCCGGACACCACCTGGCGCTGCTCATAACCAAGATCCAGCTGCAGCTTCAGCAGCTTATCCGCCTTCTTTACCGGCTCGCAGGCGATGACCTGGGCTACGCGCAGCTCCGCCTTGGCGAAATCGTCGATGCCGATTTCTTCCTTATGCTCCTCTTCCTCCGGATCGGCAGCCGCCGCATCCGCAGTCACAGCAGCCCCTGCAGGCGCAGCTTCAGCAGCTGCTTCTGCAGGCTTCCCGGCTCCCATCGCTTCGGCGATGTACGCGACCTCCTGCGCCACATCCAGGCGCGGGAAGATCGGGTCGCCCTTCACCAGCCGGGTACCCGCTGGAATCAGGCCGAAGGATCTGCCGCTCTCCCAGGTGGTCAGCTCGCCCGGCTGAATGCCCAGCTGCTCCCAGATCTTCGCCGGAGCGCCGGTCAGGAACGGCTGAAGCAGGATGGACGCGGTGCGCAGTCCCTCGACCAGATGTCTCATCACCGAAGCCAGCTCCCCGCTGCGGCTCTCGTCCTTGGCGAGCACCCAAGGCTGGGTCTCGTCAATATACTTGTTTGTCCGGCTGATCAGCGCGCCGATGGCAGTCAGGGCTACGGAGAATTCCATCTTCTCCATCGCTTCTTCTACCTTAGCGTAAGTGCTCTGCACCATCGCCTCAAGCTCACCGTCAAATGCGGTAACCTGCCCGGCATAAGCCGGAAGCTCGCCGCCGAAGTATTTCTCCACCATCGCCCCCGTCCGGTTCAGCAGGTTGCCAAGGTCATTGGCCAGATCGTAGTTAATCCGGTCCACGAAGCTCTCCGGCGTGAAGGTTCCATCCGAGCCGAAGGGAACCTCGCGCAGCAGATAATAGCGCAGGGCATCCAGGCCGTAGCGGTCAATCAGCGTCACCGGATCGACCACATTGCCCTTGGATTTGGACATCTTGCCGTCCTTCATCAACAGCCAGCCATGGGCGAATACCTTCTTCGGCAGCGGTTCGCCGAGCGCCATCAGAATGATCGGCCAGTAGATGGTATGGAAGCGGACAATTTCCTTCCCGACGATGTGCACATCCGCAGGCCAGTACTTGTCATACAGGCTGCGGTCCTCCGAGCCATAGCCGAGAGCCGTAATGTAGTTAGTAAGCGCATCAATCCACACATACACTACATGCTTCTCGTCGCCTTTTACCTTAACGCCCCAGTCAAAAGTCGTACGGGATACAGCCAGATCCTCCAGACCCGGCTTGATGAAGTTGTTAATCATCTCATTCTTGCGGGATTCCGGCAGGATAAACTCCGGGTTCTCCTCGTAGAACTTCAGCAGGCGGTCAGCATACTTGCTCATGCGGAAGAAGTAGCTCTCCTCCTTGACCAGCTCCACCGGATGTCCGCTGTCCGGACTTTTTCCTCCGGTAATCTTGCCGTCAGCATCACGTTCAATATCCACCAG is part of the Paenibacillus sp. FSL M7-0420 genome and harbors:
- a CDS encoding YqhR family membrane protein, which produces MSSSSKHKSVQTNPFYFSIELGYFAGLIWGGLHWLMYVLHFTKVIPGFLAEPFFKHEFLLTPAGHLLGYLFFIILSVLSSLIYVLVFRKLNGPWPGMFYGVLWWSVLFLACSRLFLLQPPFKLPWITVISEFCLFLLWGLFIGYTAAIEYTDERKREQQTKLA
- a CDS encoding DUF1385 domain-containing protein, whose product is MFGGKHINVTAVRRKNQEITFLEVPKSDKSWVLKLRKIPLLRGIVSIIDSSAKGSKHLNYSAESYAEDETEPEELAKQQAKNKKKDEGWSLGMIFGVAIMGILSFLFGKLIFTLVPVFVEDFLFKNVFDNYILHNLVEGGIKLILLLVYLWAISQTPVIKRLFQYHGAEHKVISAFEAGEELTVANVQKYSRLHYRCGSSFMMLTIILGVIIYSVVPWNSLMERVLQRIVLLPVVIGISFEVLKGTNAVRDIPGLKYLGYPGLWLQLLTTKEPKDDMVEVSIASFNRMRELDAAIEAKGYSEASVSGGILDPAKG
- a CDS encoding patatin-like phospholipase family protein, giving the protein MEINAVFEGGGVKGIALAGAVEATERAGRTFGRVAGTSSGSIIASLLAAGYSGEAMSRIIRHTPFTAFLKRGALYNTAYIGPALRVLLKKGLYSGQALEAWIRGLLLDKGVVRFRDLPRGKLRVITSDITNGRIVVLPDDLVLYGIEPDSFEVAKAVRMSCSIPYFFDPVILRLAGEAARGKPFSGQLVYMVDGGVLSNFPLWLFDEKKDGFQSPGRRTPTIGYQLIGKTAPQPHHITGPFSMLEAMVETMLSAHDERYIETDKFVRTVKIPTLGISTTEFHITQAQTDALYTAGIAAGEEFFANYRPAPPSYTWRATLHPAAPRR
- a CDS encoding family 10 glycosylhydrolase, with the translated sequence MNYRKWIVGLLVVMLCLPVWTPGVRAASVQITIELDGETLNPDVPPYITRTNVTMVPAGVISQGLGAGVKWDQASKTATISKDNNILQLTSGKTSAIVNGASVRLDTSVQITQGRVMVPLRFVSEQLGLQVLWDQATKHISLYSGKEIGAPSTPAVPSVPSVPTPTVPPTPSVPIPTVPSPTVPSIPGAKTSKAMKGAWVSTVYNLDWPSTSSAGNPDKQKKEFDSLLDKLKAAGFNSVFVQVRPSGDALYPSQIVPWSKVLSGTQGKEPGYDPLAYMVSSAHSRGMQLHAWFNPFRATTDASTSSLASNHVAKLHPDWIVKAENKLYINPGIPDARQHIIDTVMEVVRGYDIDGVHLDDYFYPSNVAFADDTAFKTFNTQGISSKGNWRRDNINQFIRQLGQEIHAAKPSVSYGVSPFGVWRNKKADSTGSDTTAGVSAYDDMYADVRTWIQSGWIDYVAPQVYWSLSFSAARYDKLVDWWVNEVKGTKVKLYIGLASYKVGDTKQTAEWQSGDQIINQLKYNEKYDEVGGSILFRANDIVVRDPYGLASLLSFYFKS
- the mntR gene encoding transcriptional regulator MntR, with protein sequence MPTPSMEDYLERIYKLIDEKGYARVSDIAEGLEVHPSSVTKMIQKLDKDEYLIYEKYRGLVLTSKGKKVGKRLVDRHQLLEEFLGIIGVQQEHIYKDVEGIEHHLSWDSITRIETLVEYFRRDEARVQTLYDIHHEMASDS
- the splB gene encoding spore photoproduct lyase → MTLITPEHPPAKRQRKPTGLFIPELVFFEPDALNYPKGERIMEWVKSRNIPYRMTTSHNRITNLPGETETEQYKIAKRTLVVGLRKTLTFDQSKPSADYAIPIATGCMGHCHYCYLQTTLGAKPYIRVYVNTGDIIDAAKKYITERSPEITTFEAACTSDPLGLEHITGSLTELIEFMAEEPLGRLRFVTKYQHVEPLLKLKHNGHTRVRFSVNADYVIKNFEPATSRFEERIEAAGQIARAGYPLGFIIAPIIWHDGWEDGYSELLEKLAHALPPGIGQGLTFEMIQHRFTKTAKTVIEKRYPKSKLEMDIEKRKKKWGKWGQNKYVYPDEQQTALREFITERIFEHFPEAGIDYFT
- a CDS encoding cytochrome c biogenesis CcdA family protein, which translates into the protein MSNLNAGIAFAAGVASFISPCCLPLYPSYLSYITGLSVQELKSGSNSKEVRLRTLSHTLAFILGFSAVFYTLGFGAGLFGEFFNGQRDLIRQLSAILIIVMGLFLLGVFQPQFLLRERKLELRWKPAGYLGSFIFGIGFSAGWSPCIGPILTAIIALSASDPGTWFTMITAYSIGFALPFFGLAFFLGGARKILKYSNLLMKLGGGLMVFMGILLFTDQMFRITIWLQGITPRWLIF
- a CDS encoding metal ABC transporter permease yields the protein MEILFSDFFQRALAGGLMIGITAPLIGVFLVLRRLSMIGDTLAHVTIAGVALGFLTGFYPLGAGLIFAVVASFAIEKLRKAYKSYAELSIAIIMSGGVALASLFFTLGKGYNADVMSYLFGSIYTLNTTDLIVVGIVTIAVVVVVTLFFKEFFLLSFEEDAASVSGLPVKLLNMLITVLTALVISTAIKIVGSLLVSALLTIPVAISLLLSRSFKSSVILSVAIAEIAVIGGLVIAGVWNLAPGATIVLLLIALLTLTLIGKKGLPT
- a CDS encoding metal ABC transporter ATP-binding protein; protein product: MQPVSLDCHQHMIEIQDLSFSYGEQKVISNLNYTVKERDFLGILGSNGAGKTTLLKMIVGLLPATSGEIKLFGQPVRRFKDWERIGYVPQKNAFNPLFPATVREVVLSGLYNNKNLIRRVSKAQHRQCEDALEVMRIQDIAEKRVGQLSGGQQQRVFLARALINHPDLLILDEPTVGIDAETQAGFFELIMHMHAHHHMTFLMVSHDIDMMKNYLGSEPVQKNGKINFYCRHSHDVQDCAVDNLQHTLS